The genomic region ACGATGGGAATCGCGGGATTGTGGATTTCTCGATGTACCTTACCAGAGGGGGGGTATTTGATCGTTTCAATGATATTAATTTCTTTAAAACCTTCAAAATAAACGCAGAGCTTGGGGTACTGTCATGGCAAAACGAAATAGATATTGCCCCAGAGACTCTTTACGC from Deltaproteobacteria bacterium harbors:
- a CDS encoding DUF2442 domain-containing protein, which translates into the protein MIHDVVSASYKDGYKIEVTFDDGNRGIVDFSMYLTRGGVFDRFNDINFFKTFKINAELGVLSWQNEIDIAPETLYAAATQTSLPNWME